From Cucumis melo cultivar AY chromosome 3, USDA_Cmelo_AY_1.0, whole genome shotgun sequence:
ACATATATCCAACTCTTTAATCTACCTTCTACCTATTGGTGTTCTCTATCTTCGTGTATGCATCAATTTATGTGATgttttagttctttttatgaaTTTCGAAGGTGATCAGGGTAAATCATACGTatataatcttttctttttgtcaaTATTTCATTCACGCATGAAAAATATGGAACTGTGAACATTTTTATTTTGGGCCAAGACATAACTATTTACAACCTTAAAATATGGTCCATAAAATGTTGTTTTAAACAGTAGAGCAGAAAACTTAAGGTTTAAATCGTAAAAATGTTCCATAATTGTTACTCGTGTTAAAAAGAGTATAATAAGACTAAAGAgcttgatatatatatatttttaatttaataaaccTCTTTTATTGACTTTAATGAAGACCGAAGAGTTGAATACTAACAATAATTTTGCCCACATGAGACAattaatacaaacaaattcTAAATAAGAAATATCTTATCTTCCATCCATGCATCACACTACTCATATCAGTATATAGAGATTAGATGAAGGGGTTTAGGAAAAATATGTTGGGCAATGGAATGGAAATGATTGACATATGAAATTAATCACAtaaagatttttcttttctcccttTGTTATGACATTATTTTGagtaagaaaaaagagagaaaatggaAAGGGAAAATATATGATTTAACTTTGAAATAATTGATGGAGGTTCATCTTTTTGGGTGCATGATCACGTGTTGTTGCCTAAAGGAATGGGAAATTCTAGggttttgaaaatgaaattacAAGAAACTTTCctcaataattacatacacttGGAAATGGACAGTTAAAAAGAGGTGACAAGTGGCTAACTTCAATAATTTCAGGAATCAAAAACCAAGATTTTCAAATCTAATTTGTTGATACTTTTGTTTAAGGGCATGTCTCACGTTTACTCTTAAAAAAATGTAAGTAGATATCacgtttaattaaaataaaagaccAAATATCAATTATGGTATCaattaaacttcaaatttattttttcttttatgaaaaataGATCAAAGAAAGTCACCCCAAATCaattaagaagaagaaaggcCCAAAAATGGGATCATAAAAGGACATTATTTAACAAACTACTGGACGACGGCGAGCTCTGTTCACTCCGCCATGAATCTTCAATAGAGCCTCTTGAAAAGTAATCTCCTCCTCCATGGCTAGACTTTGAGCTTCCACTTTCAACTACTAATTCCATTTCCTTACATTTCAATCCCCCTTCTTCCCACCTGCTCCGTCGTATCTCCTCCAGCTCCGCTGCCACCTCCACCATTGACGGCCTTACATCCCTATGAAATGCCAAGCATCTGAACGCCACCTCCGCCACCTTCTCTACCGACGAAATTCCCCATTCATCTCCTTCCATATCCATCAACGGGTCGATAATTTCCCTAACCCGCCCATTCCCTATCCGATCGGCTGCCAAAGCCGCCAAATTTACCTCCTCTTTCGCCCTGCAGAAATCCACTACTTTCATGGCGGTGATCAGTTCAACAAGAACCACGCCCAAGCTGTACACGTCACTCTTGTCGGAGAGATGAAAATCTTGATGGTATTGTGGATCGAGATACCCCGGTGTCCCTTGAGGAGCCGTCGAGATATGGGAAATTTCGGCCATCCCTAACCTTGAAAGCCCGAAGTCCGCTACTTTCGATTTGAGATTCTGATCGAGTAGTATGTTGCTGGATTTAATGTCTCTGTGGAAGATCGGAGGGTTAATTGCAGAATGTAGATGGGCGATTGCGTTAGCCGTTTCGATGGCGATGTCGAGACGGACGAGCCAGGGGAGGCCAGTGCCTCTCTGTTTTTGTAAATGTTGAGACAGAGTACCGTTGGGCATGAATTCGTAGACGAGGATTTGGTCGCCGGATTCCATGGAGCAGCCGAGGAGACGGACGAGGTTAGGGTGGCTGACGGAGGAGATGAGGTTGATTTCGTTGAGGACTTGGTGGATAGTGTCGGGGTCTCGATTTTTGAGGCGTTTGATGGCGACCCATTCGCCGTTGCGTAATCTACCGGCGTAGACGGTGGCGTATGCACCGGTGCCGAGACGGTAGTCGTCGGAGAAGTTGTGGGTGGCTTTTTGGATCTCTTTGTAAGTGTAGAGATGGATGGTAGATTTGCCGGCGCCAGCAGTGGCTTCGGAGAGGCGACGTTTGGtgattttgttgaggtgtataGATTTGGGATTGGAACGACGGCGGATGAAGAAGCATAATAAAGCGAGAGCAAGAAGTACGGAAGCTCCGCCGATTAAGGTTCCGATGAGAATGGCGGTTCTTGTGGCTGTCGTTGATGTTCCGCATTCGCCGATAGCGTACTTGGTAGTGTAGCAATTTAAGGCTGTttagggaagaagaagaacgtCTTGATTAATCAGATCATACAAACTAACTATAACTCATTCTCCAAATGTGATTAAATATTCCTAAACAAATCCAACCTCTCTCTCTATTTACCTATCAATTAACTTTAgacataataataattaagtacttgtcttttgaatttaattattatatttatagctatgattaaaataaatataactcaataaattttaataaaatcacGTAATCATAGATACTGTTTAACTTATTGAATTGTATTGATATCATTTATTATAACTATTAACAATAATGGTAAGTTTATATAACATCAGAAATAAACGTCCAATCAATAAGAGTTTAGCTCAATCGACAAGTTTATTTacctaaaaaaaatagataatttatatagtatattaaattaacttttctttttgttataatttaatatatcaAGAGCTTATATGGTAAAAAGAATTCCTAAAATTGATAATATATTCTATTAACCATATTAAAGATAAATCACTTTtaaaaaaaggagaagaagataaatcactcattttgaaatgaaagaaaaatgttagagaagaaaaaaaagccACAAAATTCAAAGTGGAACTTTATTTTGAAGATTTGGGAAAATGAAATGTCTAAGTAAAAGGTTTTTGATAAAAGATAAGAATAGGAACAATAGGAAAACTCAAATAGCATAACTTCCATGTGGGTaacattataaaaaaaaaaaaaacaaaaaatcaaaacgatggcaaaagaaaaaactcgttataaatttaaaattcatattctTAATCGTCGTTATTATTCTTGACGTTTCATTACAATTATAAACGAGTCTTTAGAAAATGACAAGACAAGAGTTGAGAAAGAAGGAACAAAGTTTGAGCAAGATTTGATGAAGATAGGACCACTTTAAGGAAATGGGGAGAGGGAGAGATTGATGGGGGGAAATGTAAAGATGATTGGGGTATTGTCACTTTGGGGTAATGGGCCAATAGTTTGATGGTTGATTTTGTTAGAGGATAAGATAGAGAGTGCCCCAAAATGGGGTCTCCAACAGCCCAACTTTTTCTTGCCTCACCTTTCTTGGAATGCTGTCCCTTCCCAAAGGACTGCCAATACCAATAACCAAAAACTATACACACACTCACCTTCCTCACTtcaaatttatttcttttgctTAAAAGATATCACTAAAATTGCCACCATTGTAGTCTAGTAGTGTAGTTCGTGGCTTTCAACGATTCAACTTCAAATTTTGTACATACAAATTTTGATGGGACCTCTTTCTTTCTTCGTGGTGGAGTCAAGGCTTAGGAGTAGGGATAAAGACATGCCTTAAGGCAGCGAGGGACGAAAGGATAGTTGTATGTGCGAGCTAAAATCAAGTTAGTTTCATTAGATCCATTTTCTCACTTAGTTACCCATTTTCAAGTCAATGTGTTAAAGGATAAGTGGCTATCTATCCAACTCTTTGGCCGGAGCTGGAGTCAAGAAGCTAGGAAAGGAATAAGACGTTTGAAAAGGTTAGAaaggtcaaagaatttgagaggagtGCAGACGTCGAGGCTGCAGTTGAATATGGTGCAAAGTCAGTAGTACGAGGGCCTTTGAGTGAGAATTTTCTTCTATAAGCAAGACTTAGATAAATAAGATTTAAAAGACAAAGACTATCATGAACTTCTTAATAAAGTATTCTTTTTCCTCTATGTTTAAGAGTAAGGGTTAAATTTACACGTGTATAAATATGTCTAAAATAATAGGTCATATTTAGGTACGTTTCATGGACTAGACATCAATAACTCTATAAAAGGAAGTGTAAAGACCAAGTTGATGTGAGAccttatatatataatggaaAATACCCAACCAAATAATGAAAGAATCCTATGGTGATCTATTGGTGTTTAAAGTCAATTATTTGAAGTGATGCTAAAACAAAATGATAGTAGTTTTGAACACATTTTTCTGAGGTGATTATATATAGGGATACCTAAACTAAAAGATTAAAGATTAGGGGGATACAACATTTAATTGAGATTATTAATGCTCAAGTAATTGAAGTAGGGTCAACAACATGACATTATAAAAATTTAACGCAACAACTAATTAACAAAGTCAACCAAATTAATCCCACatatgaagaaagaaaaggaatacCCCCAAAAATTTCTTCATCATTTCTCGCAACTTTTTTGACTTTCTAAATCATCACGCGCAATCAAACaaactaaataataattataataataatcacGAGAGGGaagaaaattaaagttaaaaaaacTAACCTTTCCGGCAGCCGGTGCCGGCCAAATATCCATCGCCGATCAGACCTTTCCGGCAACGGCAACGATGAGACAACATCCCGTTAATGGGTGATTTAAGTTCTGTACAGTTAGCATCTTCATGGCAGGAGTGGTGGCAGCCTCCCTGCAGCCACCACCCAAGATCCACTGTTTGAATTTCCAGAGAAATTCCGGTAGAGATGTTACCATTGAGCTCCTCCGCGGAAATCGACGACAGAAGGTAATCGCAGTGGGTTCCGGTGAGGTTTTTGAAGTCCAAGAAACCGGCAGACCCGGTGGCGTTTTGGGTATAGCAGCTTATGCTTGAGCGATTCACAGAGCAATCGGGGGATTCGAATTTGGTCTGAACCATCGTCGTGGGCAAAAAGCAAGTCGAAATCGGAGAAGAACAGTTTTGTAAAAGAACAGCGTTGTTGGCCGTTGGGGCGTAATGGGGGCTAAAGAATTGGTGAATTGTGTGGAACCCCCGGTTGCATTTCGCTTTAATCACAACTTTGATATGATCGGAGTTAATAAACTCGACAGGGAATTCTCCAATCATGGCGGCGCCGTCGTGGCTGCAGTTGAGGCGGATTGGACAGCCGGCGGAGAAGCCAAATGGGTAAGGAAAATCGTAAGGGGTCTGATGGGAAGAACAtgattttgaacattttttagCCTCTGTTTTAAGTGTAATTGAAATTagaacaagaaaaagaagattaGAGGAAACTAGGAAACGGGTTTTTGAGATCATAGATGGGAAAACTTAGGAGATTAAGAAAGGTTTGCGTTTGGATTAGATTTTGTGGAAAATGATGAATTTTGTTGGTATTAGAGAATGTGTTTTGATGGAAAAGGGGTTGTAAGTGTGGAGTTGAAGCAAGAGGGAAAGATTAACAAAAACATTTGGCAGTATTATCCACTAGTtgtatatagtttttttttttttttttttttttttgttaattttaatgaGTAATAGATATGTCACAAAGTGATGTGTAGGAAATAAATTTAGTATTGGGTGATGAGAGAAATGGTGGTCTTCAACTTGGCCATTTTCCAACAACTATTTATTCTCTGTCAAAAGATTGAAAAACGGTGTTCTGTTCTCATTAGGATACGGCtctaagaagaaagacgaagaaGAAAATTCAAGTTTTGTGTGACTTTTAAaacaacaaagaattatttcTTTCTTAGAAGTTAGAAAGCCTATCGTACAAATTAAGGAAACTTCCTAAACATTTACTGACATGTCTCTTAGCTTCTTCgaattttttttgtcttttaacataactttgttattaatttttttgtacTTCAGGAAACTAAaccaaatttttaaaagtagcttttaaaaattaatgttttttttttttaatttgacaaaaaatttaataacattctatttaagaaatatgtaaattattaattaaaaaaaaaaagaaaatagatttgattttcaaaaataaataataaaataattactaaacgaaatatttattttttaaatttagaaattgaACACAAAGCTCTAAATGTTATTCGCATAGTCGCAACAAcataattttgattaaaaaaaaaaagacttatCACAATTGGGATGAACAACGTCATAAAATAGATAttagttattatatatatttcttgtTCCCTTCGAATTTGAGACCGAACACTTTAATCTTCTAAATCtacaacttttttaaaaaagtgtttaaaaaaatgataaaatttaagGATGATTAAACAGATAAATTTTAACCTTATGTAAACTTAAGAATCACATGCAATTAGTGAACCAAGAAGGAGATAAAAGATGAAGTTGAAgtttgataaaagaaaaatctacCTACATAATATGTCTGAAGATCATTCAAATAGTTGAATCATCCAGCATTTATGAATCTCCAAAAGTTTCCACAATATTTTCATATGAATAATGATGTTTGGTGGAGCTTTTCTCCTTTGAATTCTTGTAATTGCTCTATTTCCCTTTTATGCATAAACATTTTAGTTTAATTGGAAGTGTCTCttccatcatcatcatcatgcTTTGGTCACATACCTTTAAATTACAACTTTAATTGTATTTATTTGGTTTATAACTTCGAGAAACGACAtctaatatattttttctcttaaaattttttatctaataagtctatcaattttatttaaaatattatcgAAGATCTCTCTAATTTTTTAATAGATTAACCAATAATCAATATATTAGacataaaactattttttttatgtctAATATAGTCATACGACTTCAATATTAAGTTTAGTGACCTTTTAAAAAACGTATCAAACATATCAAGAAACtattatatacaaaatttaaaaattgataTAACAAACTAGAAGTTTAAGAATCTATTAGGAAGTGATAAACAATAGAAAATTTACGAAAGTaataaacatttttaaaatttttcgaACTTATTGAGCACAAAATTTAAAGCTCAGGCTTCTATACTTGTAATTTACAAAAATAAGCATGAGTATATAATTAAGAATAGAAGTGAGTGAGAATGGGACATAACCAAATATTAAGGTTGAAGGTGAAAAGAGTCAAAAAGTCAAAAGTAAATATGTATTCATAGACGTGTACTTGGAGTGGGTCCCCGTGTAGTGGAGCCTGATTGGTTCATTAATTATGGCCCGTGTTTGAAAGTAGGACCCATCCTGTTTGACTTTGACTATGGGATTGAGATTTTAAAAACCGCTTCTAatctttgtttgttttcttcttccACAAAAGGTAGaaagtaaataaaattatataacattcttttttcaatttgtcCTTTTCACATTTTCCCGCATATTCAGACTCATgggcatttttgtaattttatgtttttttttttggttccaATTGGGCTTAGCCCATTTTCATTTCTCTTGGACCTGGGTCAGTTCTCTCGCATTCTCTAATTTCCAACTTCAGGTCCATAATTTATCCATTCATTGCAGCATATTTGCATTTTAAAAAGGCACTTTTAATATTGTTAATGTGTGATTGTACTTAATCCAATACACTCTTAAGCTTAAGTTAATAATTTGTTACAAGTTGGAACGTGAAGGTGTGTAGTGTTTTGTACCTTATGTTCATATACCTTTTTATTggatattttttattcaaagtATAATACATCACAACAAAAACTTGTTCAACGAAGCCATCATAACGTACCTCTCTTAATAAGATTTGGAtgcaaattaaattaaaaaaaaaagagagagagagaaaagaaactGACCTCTTCCATGAATTTCTTAATTCGAATGGATGAATCATACTACATGGGATTAAGAAGCAACTAAAAAGGggattttttctttattttctttttctaatttacaAAATTGGAATCGATCTAGAGTGAAGTGAAGGGTTCGTCCACCCATTTTCTCTGATGGGTTTCCTCTGTTTTATCGGTGAACGGTGAGCTGAACAAAGCTCCAACCGCCGCCCTCAACTTGTTAACACGTTTCCGTTGCCGGATCCGCCGCAGCACCACCGCTTTCTCTAGAGCTTGGTTGGAGTGAGAAGACGAAGACTTCACCACAATATGCCTCGTCACAGCTGGGCCCAACGCCGCCGAAACCTCCGTTTCTATCTCTGCCTCCACTTGATCTCCGTCGATCTTCTTTTCGACTGAATAAGGTCGAGGTGACATAGCCGCCATTGTTTTTGAGAAAATTAAGAATGAGAATTGAAGAGACGAGTGGGGAAGAATAAAGGGTTTTTATAGATGGGGAGAGTGGGACAGAGGGCGGTGGTATGGGGAATCGTGCGGCGGAAACCGACGGCAGTAAGAGAACAAGGGCTCTGTATCCGGCCGGCATCAGTTTGAACCAAagattatatttataattattaattagatATGATGGTTTTATGGTGAAAGGATTTATGAGATTCTTAGGCTCCAAGTTAAAAACTTTGTCAGTAATGTGTGGGAATTTGGTCCctcttcatttatttttaaatttagattaCTGGATGTGTGAAACAGAATCCAATCACTCAAATATTACACCCCCTTTTACTTACCAACCAATAGAATATAAGTTTCGTACAcctctattttttcttttctctaactTCAAATCGCTTTTAACACTTTGAGAGAGTGATCCCAGTATTATAATAATTCTGGTGTTATCATAGCATGTTATTATGATAAacagtgttatgataatatgtgtttaatgaatgattaaaaaaagagggaaaagaaTTGGAGCAGGAGTGAAATGGtggaaaaagagagaaagaaaggatTATGGAAAACCTAATCTGGGTTTTTAGTTTTCCATAATCCTTTCCCCAAATCGTAAACCCAAACGCTCTCTTTTCGTTTTGAACTATCAACCCTTGTATCAATTACAAGTCCATGTTATTTGATTAGTAAAGTTAATTACTATATCTATCTatgattttttgtttgtttcatctcaaaattaagtagcaaagaataaaaaagaagtAGTTTATCAACTTTATAAATACTGtagagttttatttttttaaatctacTATCCTAAGCCatatctaattaaaaaaaaacaaagttaaGATGAGTACACAGACTCGAATATTATAATGTATTATATTATAGCATTgtgtgttaaaaaaaaaaatgatttaacGTTGTGAATTGATATGTGAAGGATTTGGATTGGATATAACAAATCTTACAAGTGGGAGAGAATCACATAGCcaccaaaaatggaaaaaggaaaagattctcgtaaataattaattttgtttttcagCTTACCGAATTTCTAATTTACTCTTTCtttaagatatatttttgtTCCCTTCCCATATAATTGGATAGTGTTAATGTTAAGGCTTAATCTTTTAaagtcacacacacacacacacacacatatataaaataaaattcaattaGTCTATATAAAATTACGTTCATATATCAAAACTTGTGTTTTATGTTCccaatataattgtttttgttttctaaatatATTTCCAACGTTTTTTTATGGTTACTTCTGACAACTCCAAGAGTTGGTGTGATTTCATGGGCTCCATTTGTTAGGCAGCATGTTGGGCCAACAGTGTCCTCAATAGTACGGCCCAGTAAGTTTCTACgtctacttttttttctttatattaatttaaacaaaactcaaatttcaatCCTTAATAAAATGGTAACATTGGAGACTCAAAAACCCCAAATTAAAATGTAgagattaaaaaagaaaaagaaaaagaaaaagaaaaagaaaaagatatttaTGGGACTATTGTTTGCAATGACAAGTCCAAAAGAATAAGCCACGTGTGGGGTAGGAGAGACCACACAAGGGGTGCAATTACAAATTCGACGGCTCTTCTCTCGTACGATGCTGGGAAATAAGCAGAAAGCTCCCTAACGACATGTCGTATTCGGTTCCCATTACGTGGCGGCGATTGAAGATCTCAACTAGACCACGTGTCGCACTATGATTGAAGAATGAGGGAAGGAAGGTTCGTAGTCGTTGGTGGATGTTAAAGCTGTGTTGGCAGACTCCCAGTTGAAGTTGGTGCGTTTTATTGTTTGCTTTCCACTTCCGGCATCCAACTCAGCAACTCAACACCCTCAACTAACAAACGCCACCTCATTTTCTTCCATATATTATTCCACAacgaaatgaaaaaaaattaaataacgaGATACATCCTCATGATCAAGAACGAGGAacttacttttttatatatatttatatagtcTTTATTATTCAGTCTTAGTAAACGATATTACCATAATTATCCATTAGTCGAACTAAAATTGAGGACAAAAGTGAAAGCATTACGCTAGGATAAGAAAtagtaaaattaaataatagtCGGTGAATAATTCAATGATGTTTGTTAACTATAAAGAAGTATTATAGGGAGCGACACGATTCAAATTTGGATGGAAAAGTAGAGTTGGAAGACTTACTGGTTTGAGTTATGAAATGAGATAGGTAGTAAATGTAATGATGAAAGGcgttgaaagaaaaaagaagtttaGGAAAGAAGAATATGGGAAGtaataaaaggaaagaaaagctTTAGAAAAGGATTGGGTTAGAAATGGAAAAATGGGTTTGATAATAGCTTTGTTCCTTTAGATGCCAAAGTGACACCTAAAATTCCACCCAAATGTCCTTTTGGATGGTTATGAGTAATGAGGAGATTTGTAAGGTAATAGTGAATGCCCTGAGAAAACAGGCATATTGGTTGTGACGTTATTGGTTCTTTGAAGGATTGATTCCTTTGGCCACCCCACACCCCCACCGTCAACATGTAAATTTCAATTTATCATTTTATTAAATCTTTTcttatgttttaatttaatcatgTTAAGTTGTTTAGGTTACTCAAAACTATATAATAGTTAATATCATcggtaaataaaataaattaagttGTGATTAGAGTTAGTTATTATTGTTCTCATCCACATCTAAATTGGAAGACAAAATGCAATTAATGAACACAAATTCGCATGATAAGATTATCATTTTAGTAAAATGTTTAATGTAACTTTGATTAATTATGTATATTTAAGAAATATCAATGACTTTTGTTAATCTGCTTGCTTGGATTTTTCTTATATCCATCCCTTTCATAGACTTTTATGGATAACATATTCCTTTTAATTGTTCTTGAtgatataattttcttttactatttagttttttcttttttaaaatatagttaaGTTTTCAAGTATTTAGAAAATTAACGCTGTAAGATgatattgttttattatttttataaagaaCACATGAATGAGAGTAACAAAAACATGCCAATTACGAAGTCAAATCAAAGATAAGATTCAATTTATTGAATTGTGTTCTTTCTATGCATTGaaattatttcttttctaagaggtggaagtCAAATGATTGTTCAATGAAGCAAAGGAGAACAAGTAATTACTTTTTGAATTCTAACAAGGAGAAAATAATGCATGGATAAACTCTTTCAGCCATAATAACCCATATGCAATTGGTGCTTAATCACCACTACTCATCAATGAACTTcaattattgaataaaattatgCAATTTAACCTAACTCAATTGCTTGGAATAGTAAAATTAGTGTAAATCATGAAGctcaaataaattttatacaAGTGTTTAAACCAAATTCTAATCCCAAATACTTAATATTATAAAAGGTTGGCTCAtcattaaaattaaaagtatGCAATGCATGTCCCTCCGTAATTGGAAAATTACACATAAGAATAATACAAAACTCAAAAGCTCTCCTACTACTAAATTATgtctaactaaaaaaaaaatccaaatctaTTTTAGCATCACATGcccataaatttatttttaaaagaaaaatatttggtGTGCAAACCTACAACCATCTTCGTCCAACTCATTTTAAGTACTTAATCCCACAAGTTGTTATAATTCTTCTCGGACAaacctcttttttctttgtaaTTGATCAATAAATGAATTCAATGCCTTTTAATGGATATATCTTATTCAATTGTCATGTCACGTACAATAAGATGGGGGTAATGTTTCTCAATATCTAAGATTAAGAAAGTGTTAATAAATACAATACAAGTTAAACATAATAAGTAAACAGTGTTTATTTTTCACAATCAGGAGAATTTAATCTTTGAATGAACCAAAAAAGCCAATTCCCATATAATATTTACCATATTAAACCTTACATGTGCTGCCCACACTTGGATGCATCCCTTAGTTTACTTTTCCTCTAATTTAAAATCGCACTTTTACTAAGATCCATTAAATGTCAACATTCCACTCTTTTAAAAGTCTTAATTAAATGCACCCATTGCATCACTAAACCttgattttatttttcctctAATCGTATTATTATAGTCCTTAAATATTAATTACTAATTAACCAATAAGTGACCATTTTCAAATTCGTATTATTCAATTCTATTTCTCCCCACTTAATTTCAATTATTGA
This genomic window contains:
- the LOC103487934 gene encoding wall-associated receptor kinase-like 14, which gives rise to MISKTRFLVSSNLLFLVLISITLKTEAKKCSKSCSSHQTPYDFPYPFGFSAGCPIRLNCSHDGAAMIGEFPVEFINSDHIKVVIKAKCNRGFHTIHQFFSPHYAPTANNAVLLQNCSSPISTCFLPTTMVQTKFESPDCSVNRSSISCYTQNATGSAGFLDFKNLTGTHCDYLLSSISAEELNGNISTGISLEIQTVDLGWWLQGGCHHSCHEDANCTELKSPINGMLSHRCRCRKGLIGDGYLAGTGCRKALNCYTTKYAIGECGTSTTATRTAILIGTLIGGASVLLALALLCFFIRRRSNPKSIHLNKITKRRLSEATAGAGKSTIHLYTYKEIQKATHNFSDDYRLGTGAYATVYAGRLRNGEWVAIKRLKNRDPDTIHQVLNEINLISSVSHPNLVRLLGCSMESGDQILVYEFMPNGTLSQHLQKQRGTGLPWLVRLDIAIETANAIAHLHSAINPPIFHRDIKSSNILLDQNLKSKVADFGLSRLGMAEISHISTAPQGTPGYLDPQYHQDFHLSDKSDVYSLGVVLVELITAMKVVDFCRAKEEVNLAALAADRIGNGRVREIIDPLMDMEGDEWGISSVEKVAEVAFRCLAFHRDVRPSMVEVAAELEEIRRSRWEEGGLKCKEMELVVESGSSKSSHGGGDYFSRGSIEDSWRSEQSSPSSSSLLNNVLL